The following coding sequences lie in one Cloeon dipterum chromosome 1, ieCloDipt1.1, whole genome shotgun sequence genomic window:
- the Ak1 gene encoding adenylate kinase isoenzyme 1 isoform X1, translated as MAAPIAKGWRDPLILVLIVYGAQAAQIERKQIDSTPLRESGVPIIWVLGGPGSGKGTQCERIVAKYGFTHLSSGDLLRAEVQSGSPRGQQLNATMERGELVPLEVVLDLLKEAMLTKLPSSKGYLLDGYPREAAQGEQFESEVAPCSLVLFFNCSDATLTERLLKRGQSSGRVDDNEETIKKRLNTFHQHSKPVIEKYASKCKDINAERAPDDIFKDVETSIDALLAAKA; from the exons ATGGCTGCGCCGATCGCCAAAGGATGGCGTGACCCGCTCATCCTTGTCCTCATTGTCTACGGAGCGcag GCAGCTCAAATTGAGAGAAAGCAGATCGACTCGACCCCACTGAGGGAATCTGGAGTTCCCATCATTTGGGTACTTG GCGGTCCTGGCTCTGGAAAGGGCACACAATGCGAGCGCATCGTGGCAAAGTACGGCTTCACCCATCTTTCGTCAGGTGACCTGCTCAGGGCTGAGGTCCAATCAGGGTCACCAAGAGGCCAACAATTAAACGCCACCATGGAACGTGGAGAGCTTGTGCCACTG gaagtAGTGTTGGATCTTCTGAAGGAGGCGATGCTGACGAAGCTGCCATCCTCAAAGGGCTACCTGCTCGACGGCTACCCACGCGAGGCCGCTCAGGGAGAACAATTTGAGAGCGAGGTGGCTCCCTGCAGTTTGGTGCTCTTCTTTAACTGCTCTGACGCCACCTTGACTGAGCGATTGCTGAAGAGAGGCCAGAGCTCCGGACGCGTCGACGACAACGAGGAGACCATCAAGAAGCGCCTCAACACCTTTCATCAGCACTCGAAACCTGTCATAGAAAAATACGCCTCCAAATGCAAAGAC ATCAATGCTGAGCGCGCTCCCGACGACATTTTCAAGGATGTGGAAACCAGCATCGATGCTTTGTTGGCCGCCAAAGCTTAA
- the Ak1 gene encoding adenylate kinase isoenzyme 1 isoform X3, whose amino-acid sequence MAAQIERKQIDSTPLRESGVPIIWVLGGPGSGKGTQCERIVAKYGFTHLSSGDLLRAEVQSGSPRGQQLNATMERGELVPLEVVLDLLKEAMLTKLPSSKGYLLDGYPREAAQGEQFESEVAPCSLVLFFNCSDATLTERLLKRGQSSGRVDDNEETIKKRLNTFHQHSKPVIEKYASKCKDINAERAPDDIFKDVETSIDALLAAKA is encoded by the exons ATG GCAGCTCAAATTGAGAGAAAGCAGATCGACTCGACCCCACTGAGGGAATCTGGAGTTCCCATCATTTGGGTACTTG GCGGTCCTGGCTCTGGAAAGGGCACACAATGCGAGCGCATCGTGGCAAAGTACGGCTTCACCCATCTTTCGTCAGGTGACCTGCTCAGGGCTGAGGTCCAATCAGGGTCACCAAGAGGCCAACAATTAAACGCCACCATGGAACGTGGAGAGCTTGTGCCACTG gaagtAGTGTTGGATCTTCTGAAGGAGGCGATGCTGACGAAGCTGCCATCCTCAAAGGGCTACCTGCTCGACGGCTACCCACGCGAGGCCGCTCAGGGAGAACAATTTGAGAGCGAGGTGGCTCCCTGCAGTTTGGTGCTCTTCTTTAACTGCTCTGACGCCACCTTGACTGAGCGATTGCTGAAGAGAGGCCAGAGCTCCGGACGCGTCGACGACAACGAGGAGACCATCAAGAAGCGCCTCAACACCTTTCATCAGCACTCGAAACCTGTCATAGAAAAATACGCCTCCAAATGCAAAGAC ATCAATGCTGAGCGCGCTCCCGACGACATTTTCAAGGATGTGGAAACCAGCATCGATGCTTTGTTGGCCGCCAAAGCTTAA
- the Ak1 gene encoding adenylate kinase isoenzyme 1 isoform X2 — protein sequence MALLLLAAQIERKQIDSTPLRESGVPIIWVLGGPGSGKGTQCERIVAKYGFTHLSSGDLLRAEVQSGSPRGQQLNATMERGELVPLEVVLDLLKEAMLTKLPSSKGYLLDGYPREAAQGEQFESEVAPCSLVLFFNCSDATLTERLLKRGQSSGRVDDNEETIKKRLNTFHQHSKPVIEKYASKCKDINAERAPDDIFKDVETSIDALLAAKA from the exons ATGgctttgttgttgttg GCAGCTCAAATTGAGAGAAAGCAGATCGACTCGACCCCACTGAGGGAATCTGGAGTTCCCATCATTTGGGTACTTG GCGGTCCTGGCTCTGGAAAGGGCACACAATGCGAGCGCATCGTGGCAAAGTACGGCTTCACCCATCTTTCGTCAGGTGACCTGCTCAGGGCTGAGGTCCAATCAGGGTCACCAAGAGGCCAACAATTAAACGCCACCATGGAACGTGGAGAGCTTGTGCCACTG gaagtAGTGTTGGATCTTCTGAAGGAGGCGATGCTGACGAAGCTGCCATCCTCAAAGGGCTACCTGCTCGACGGCTACCCACGCGAGGCCGCTCAGGGAGAACAATTTGAGAGCGAGGTGGCTCCCTGCAGTTTGGTGCTCTTCTTTAACTGCTCTGACGCCACCTTGACTGAGCGATTGCTGAAGAGAGGCCAGAGCTCCGGACGCGTCGACGACAACGAGGAGACCATCAAGAAGCGCCTCAACACCTTTCATCAGCACTCGAAACCTGTCATAGAAAAATACGCCTCCAAATGCAAAGAC ATCAATGCTGAGCGCGCTCCCGACGACATTTTCAAGGATGTGGAAACCAGCATCGATGCTTTGTTGGCCGCCAAAGCTTAA
- the LOC135948134 gene encoding tubulin polymerization-promoting protein homolog, whose translation MSEAQLQEQFSLFAKFGDSKNNGSTITLKNADKWFKQANVIAKKITTTDTGIAFNKFKSKTMDFPTFLRYLEEFKNKMDPDEIRERLVDCGPPGTAGATQAVKTGGVDRLTDASQYTGAHRERFDADGHGRGRQGREDIRENTGYVGNYKGKDTYDKKH comes from the exons ATGTCTGAGGCGCAGCTGCAGGAACAGTTTTCGTTGTTTGCCAAATTCGGGGACTCCAAGAACAATGGCTCAACCATTACGCTGAAGAACGCGGACAAGTGGTTCAAACAGGCGAATGTTATTGCAAAGAAAATCACGACCACTGACACAGGAATCGCATTCAACAAATTCAAGTCTAAGACGATGGACTTCCCCACCTTTCTCAG GTACCTGGAGGAGTTCAAGAATAAAATGGACCCTGACGAGATCAGAGAGCGACTGGTCGACTGCGGCCCTCCAGGCACTGCTGGCGCCACCCAGGCTGTCAAGACTGGAGGCGTCGACCGTTTGACGGACGCGTCACAGTACACAGGGGCACACAGGGAGCGCTTCGACGCTGATGGACATGGAAGAGGCCGCCAGGGACGCGAGGACATTCGCGAAAACACTGGCTATGTCGGCAACTACAAGGGAAAGGACACTTACGATAAGAAGCactga
- the LOC135947287 gene encoding adenylate kinase isoenzyme 5, with the protein MGICLDTEPRPGSETSFEERRRGMAEEDEEEDEPRFISRRTIRQGPNTAIKFEPPSVPVIFILGGPGSGKVTHCDALASEKRGFVHINMTDLLQQFAVGNEMTDFSQLPSTAVTEVLMLEMKMAASAKVYLVSGFPRSMRDMAEYTDKIQVLNGAVLLSWRQKVLARQVEYGAKLGHVVLSLATMELRNFYRSVMPVADYLDQRGHLLVVDGERNPEEVYRDFKETVMQLLTPKNTQSVQVTESRVAAVIETPTLGPLALTGPPVTFPDHSAPQVTQIIADTPPTIFVIGGPGSNKTALCQRALRRTPGWGLISVGRQLRVVAGDAAAPANPAQQQLRGSIARGEMAAQNTVLGVLGDQMSIQAGARGLLIAGFPRDLQQLKAFENKFNQRPAAVLLDCSKLQLGRGRLDDSVTAFRRRLELFRELTLPLLKKLDQEGRLTIVDGDTDSAAVLEDFSAILAGLMSKAEAGENVNGAPNAALGTGTEFLPATTGAEFHQALLQDLNPRTDLTRPVQANGAIRNETMSAAFSNAGLLGARRPSRDSIRKMYAELEEFGAA; encoded by the exons ATGGGCATTTGCCTCGACACAG agcCGCGTCCAGGCTCTGAGACGTCGTTCGAGGAGCGCCGGAGAGGGATGGCCGAGGAGGACGAAGAGGAGGACGAGCCGCGCTTCATCAGCAGACGCACCATCAGACAGGGACCAAATACGGCCATTAAATTCGAGCCACCAAGCGTGCCAGTCATTTTTATCCTGG GCGGGCCTGGGAGCGGAAAAGTGACGCACTGTGATGCTCTGGCGTCGGAAAAACGTGGTTTCGTCCACATAAACATGACTGATTTGCTCCAACAGTTCGCCGTCGGCAACg AAATGACCGACTTCAGTCAACTTCCAAGCACGGCTGTGACCGAGGTGCTGATGCTTGAGATGAAGATGGCGGCCAGTGCCAAAGTTTACCTGGTGTCCGGGTTCCCGAGGAGCATGCGGGACATGGCCGAGTACACGGATAAG ATCCAGGTTCTGAACGGCGCCGTTTTACTCAGCTGGCGGCAAAAGGTCCTGGCTCGTCAGGTTGAGTATGGAGCAAAGCTAGGCCACGTTGTTCTGTCCCTGGCCACGATGGAGTTGCGAAACTTCTACCGCAGTGTCATGCCCGTCGCAGATTACCTTGACCAGAGAGGTCATCTCCTTGTT GTCGACGGCGAGCGTAACCCTGAGGAGGTGTATCGCGATTTCAAAGAAACGGTGATGCAGCTGCTGACGCCAAAAAACACGCAGTCAGTCCAAGTGACCGAGTCCAGGGTGGCCGCCGTGATCGAGACCCCCACGCTGGGCCCCTTGGCCCTGACGGGCCCACCCGTCACCTTCCCCGACCACTCGGCCCCGCAGGTGACGCAGATCATCGCCGACACGCCACCCACCATCTTCGTCATCGGAGGGCCGGGCAGCAACAAAACGGCCCTCTGCCAGCGGGCCTTGCGCAGGACGCCGGGCTGGGGCCTCATCAGCGTCGGTCGCCAGCTCAGGGTCGTTGCGGGGGACGCTGCAGCCCCCGCCAACCCTGCTCAGCAGCAGCTCAGGGGTAGCATTGCCAGGGGAGAAATGGCTGCTCAG AATACGGTGCTGGGCGTTTTAGGCGATCAAATGTCGATTCAAGCGGGAGCGCGTGGCTTGCTAATCGCAGGATTCCCCAGGGATTTGCAGCAGCTCAAAGCTTTTGAAAACAAG TTCAACCAAAGGCCTGCAGCAGTTTTGCTGGACTGCTCAAAACTACAGCTGGGTCGCGGTCGACTGGACGACTCGGTGACTGCCTTCAGGAGGAGACTTGAACTCTTCAGGGAACTCACGCTGCCGCTGCTCAAGAAACTAGACCAGGAGGGCCGACTCACCATC GTTGACGGGGATACGGACAGTGCTGCCGTGCTGGAGGACTTCAGTGCCATCCTTGCCGGTTTGATGAGCAAGGCAGAGGCTGGCGAAAATGTGAACGGAGCGCCAAACGCAGCACTTGGGACAGGAACAGAGTTTTTGCCGGCGACCACGGGTGCAGAATTTCACCAG GCGCTTCTGCAAGATCTCAACCCAAGAACGGACTTGACGCGTCCTGTTCAAGCGAACGGCGCCATTAGAAACGAAACGATGTCAGCTGCTTTCAGCAACGCGGGGCTTCTGGGCGCTCGCAGGCCTTCCAGGGACTCGATCAGGAAAATGTACGCAGAGTTGGAGGAATTTGGCGCTGCATGA